Proteins encoded within one genomic window of Fragaria vesca subsp. vesca linkage group LG1, FraVesHawaii_1.0, whole genome shotgun sequence:
- the LOC101311227 gene encoding TMV resistance protein N-like, with protein sequence MLGREIDVWDFDEGATKIRRFLRPRKVLLVLDDVNHSDQLDYLAGKEDWYGFGSVVIITTRDAHPLVKHGVVRRSEVQVLNTDEALQLFFQHAFRKGYPEQSYRDLSNQVVKYAKGLPLALKVLGSFLHGRDIPAWESALAKLRKVGDAEIFEALKISYDGLDDHEKNIFLDIACFHIGYNKHKVMQLLDTCVFAATIGIDVLAKRSLLTISDAGILEMHDLLREMGLEIVRRESPDEPGKRSRLCLEDDVIRVLEKNRQLKSLKHIHLRHSLNLCTTPDFSGCPNLELLDFEGCIQLYEVDSSVGFLRRLTWMYLKGCKNLRLLPSSVSGLKSLKFLDLRDCSKLEKLPEDFGHLEVLEVLYVNGTALRELPSCMGLKNLKKLDFYGCTRLPISKLLPSFAGLHSLTLLDLSHCNLLERAIPDDMGYSFSKEFVGFALCAVFAVHGNRQFPPVLKYRYQIICIVKVDGQENSKSLDFKFSHTLGRVVPDHLWFSYNNDLSSYFRRADTTELKQIEFSFRVKGQGLVIKKCGVRLVYEQDVAEVNQSNAALSNEALEIPLSDSEKAAVVSHAIPKRGLPPHSQGDGPSGGGFSFYKEPQPDRLERLKSACARVKKPLPPSYLCDLIKSHPNRRVLPRKYCVN encoded by the exons ATGCTGGGGAGAGAGATTGACGTGTGGGATTTTGATGAAGGAGCCACGAAGATAAGAAGATTTCTACGTCCGAGAAAGGTGCTTCTCGTTCTTGATGATGTCAATCATTCAGACCAGTTGGACTATTTGGCTGGAAAGGAAGATTGGTATGGTTTTGGAAGTGTAGTTATCATTACAACTAGAGATGCTCACCCGTTAGTTAAACATGGAGTGGTGAGAAGATCTGAGGTCCAGGTTCTAAATACAGATGAAGCTCTTCAGCTTTTTTTCCAGCACGCCTTCAGAAAAGGTTACCCTGAGCAAAGCTACCGTGATTTGTCTAATCAAGTTGTGAAGTATGCCAAAGGTCTCCCTCTAGCTCTTAAAGTCTTGGGTTCTTTTTTGCATGGGAGAGATATACCTGCGTGGGAGAGTGCGTTGGCAAAATTGAGAAAAGTTGGTGATGCTGAAATTTTTGAGGCACTTAAAATAAGTTATGACGGTCTAGATGACCATGAGAAGAATATCTTCCTAGACATTGCATGTTTTCACATTGGGTACAACAAACATAAAGTAATGCAGTTACTGGACACATGTGTCTTTGCTGCAACTATTGGAATTGATGTACTTGCGAAGAGATCTCTCTTAACTATTTCAGATGCTGGCATTTTAGAAATGCATGATTTGCTCAGAGAAATGGGCCTTGAAATTGTTCGCCGAGAATCTCCTGATGAGCCAGGCAAGCGAAGTAGGTTGTGCCTTGAAGATGACGTCATTCGCGTCCTGGAAAAAAATCGA CAGTTAAAAAGTTTGAAACACATCCACCTCCGTCACTCTTTAAATCTTTGCACGACCCCCGACTTCAGTGGTTGTCCAAATCTCGAACTATTGGATTTTGAAGGTTGTATACAGCTGTATGAGGTTGATTCATCCGTTGGATTTCTTAGAAGACTTACTTGGATGTACTTGAAAGGTTGCAAAAACCTTAGGCTTCTTCCAAGCAGTGTATCTGGCTTAAAATCACTGAAATTTCTTGATCTTAGAGATTGCTCGAAGCTTGAGAAGTTACCGGAAGACTTCGGTCATTTAGAGGTTCTGGAAGTGCTTTATGTGAATGGAACTGCCCTGAGAGAACTGCCTTCATGCATGGGTCTTAAGAATCTCAAAAAATTGGACTTTTATGGATGTACAAGACTACCGATATCTAAGTTGCTGCCTTCCTTTGCTGGTTTACATTCTTTAACACTATTGGATTTGTCGCACTGCAATCTTTTGGAACGAGCCATCCCCGATGATATGGGCT ATTCGTTTAGTAAGGAGTTTGTGGGATTTGCGCTCTGTGCTGTTTTTGCAGTACATGGAAACCGCCAGTTCCCACCAGTTTTGAAGTATCGGTATCAAATTATTTGCATTGTGAAAGTAGATGGACAAGAGAACTCTAAGTCTTTAGACTTTAAGTTCAGCCATACGCTAGGACGAGTTGTGCCAGATCACCTTTGGTTTTCTTACAACAATGATCTGTCTTCGTATTTTCGTCGTGCAGATACAACAGAGTTGAAACAAATTGAATTTTCATTTCGTGTCAAGGGCCAAGGCTTGGTTATCAAGAAATGTGGGGTCCGTTTAGTATATGAACAAGATGTGGCAGAGGTAAACCAAAGCAACGCTGCCCTTTCTAATGAGGCTTTGGAAATTCCTCTTTCTGATTCGGAGAAAGCAGCAGTTGTATCTCATGCCATTCCCAAGCGAGGCCTTCCTCCTCACTCTCAAGGAGACGGACCTAGTGGAGGTGGTTTTTCTTTTTATAAAGAACCTCAGCCAGATCGTCTGGAAAGATTAAAGTCTGCGTGTGCTAGGGTCAAGAAGCCCCTCCCCCCTTCATACCTATGTGATCTAATTAAGTCTCATCCCAATAGACGCGTTCTTCCTCGTAAGTATTGTGTAAACTGA